From a region of the Methanocella sp. genome:
- a CDS encoding competence/damage-inducible protein A yields MDAVIVCIGDELLSGDIADLNSTWLAKNLTELGTLVKRIEVIPDDIAVIVQALKDIEADKVIVTGGLGPTHDDVTRVAVASAFNRRLIRDPEAVKVVEASAARHNRKPLPQSYNMADIPDNVVVIPNPVGAAPGFIVDGRVYAFPGVPSEMKAMFELVKDHFHGPKLMVDWIITEKPESAIVADLNEAVKRFPRVIFGSYPSDVVRIKMKSYDGGELQAAKEWLSKRVL; encoded by the coding sequence ATGGATGCCGTAATCGTTTGTATCGGCGACGAGCTGCTATCGGGAGATATAGCCGACCTGAACTCGACATGGCTGGCAAAAAACCTCACGGAGCTGGGCACCCTGGTGAAGAGGATCGAGGTCATACCGGACGATATCGCCGTCATCGTTCAGGCGCTGAAGGATATTGAGGCGGATAAGGTCATCGTGACCGGAGGCCTGGGCCCCACCCACGATGACGTGACACGGGTAGCCGTCGCCAGCGCCTTTAACCGGAGGCTCATCCGGGACCCGGAGGCCGTTAAGGTGGTCGAAGCTTCTGCCGCCCGGCATAACAGGAAACCTTTGCCCCAATCCTATAACATGGCGGACATACCCGATAATGTCGTGGTCATACCGAACCCCGTGGGCGCTGCTCCCGGCTTCATCGTGGACGGCCGTGTGTATGCCTTCCCCGGCGTGCCTTCCGAGATGAAGGCCATGTTCGAGCTGGTAAAGGACCATTTCCACGGGCCGAAGCTCATGGTCGACTGGATCATCACGGAGAAGCCTGAGTCCGCCATCGTGGCCGACCTGAACGAGGCCGTGAAGCGGTTCCCCAGAGTGATATTCGGCTCCTACCCGTCCGACGTTGTCAGGATAAAGATGAAGTCCTATGACGGGGGCGAGCTCCAGGCGGCAAAGGAATGGCTCTCGAAGCGCGTCCTATGA
- a CDS encoding aminopeptidase has protein sequence MSIRESAMIAVRDCMGVKAGEKVLIVCDTERDFIGVPMYEAAMELGAESIYMEMKPRTRSGEEPPEVIADAMLHSDVVIAPTVFSLTHTQARKKACQNGARIATIPLTEGTKELITEMFSTGGMTADYFRMRDCIEQLFKRQQGTKTARITTELGTDVHVEFAGREWHMDTGLALNPGDFTNLPGGELFIAPTSANGRLVVDGTFGDWGLLDTPLELTIKDGACVGAMGAHADDLLALFKELGPDARHVAELGIGMNPKARLWGILLEDEKVGNTIHMALGNDSGFGGTCTVSMHCDGIVTHPTVYIDGKKLNIPEYL, from the coding sequence ATGAGTATCAGGGAAAGCGCTATGATCGCGGTCCGGGACTGTATGGGCGTGAAGGCCGGGGAAAAAGTCCTGATAGTCTGCGATACCGAGAGAGATTTCATCGGGGTACCGATGTACGAGGCCGCCATGGAGCTGGGCGCCGAGTCTATATACATGGAAATGAAGCCCCGCACACGCAGCGGGGAGGAGCCGCCCGAAGTTATCGCCGACGCAATGCTGCATTCGGACGTGGTCATCGCGCCAACGGTCTTTTCACTGACACATACGCAGGCCCGTAAAAAAGCCTGCCAGAACGGCGCCCGCATAGCCACGATCCCGCTGACCGAGGGCACGAAGGAGCTCATCACCGAGATGTTCTCCACCGGCGGCATGACCGCCGACTATTTCCGGATGAGGGACTGCATCGAGCAGCTTTTTAAGCGGCAGCAGGGCACGAAGACGGCCCGTATCACTACGGAGCTTGGTACCGATGTACACGTTGAATTCGCGGGCCGGGAGTGGCATATGGATACAGGCCTGGCGCTGAACCCCGGCGATTTCACCAACCTGCCAGGCGGCGAGCTTTTCATCGCCCCGACGAGCGCGAACGGCCGGCTCGTGGTCGACGGCACTTTTGGCGACTGGGGCCTGCTCGACACGCCCCTCGAACTAACCATAAAGGACGGTGCATGCGTGGGCGCCATGGGCGCCCACGCGGATGACCTGCTGGCGCTGTTTAAAGAGCTCGGGCCCGATGCGCGCCACGTCGCCGAGCTCGGCATCGGCATGAACCCGAAGGCCAGGCTGTGGGGAATTTTGCTGGAAGACGAAAAAGTGGGCAATACGATACACATGGCGCTGGGCAACGACAGCGGCTTCGGCGGCACGTGCACCGTATCCATGCACTGTGATGGCATCGTGACGCACCCGACCGTCTACATCGACGGCAAAAAGCTTAATATCCCGGAGTACCTGTGA
- a CDS encoding alanyl-tRNA editing protein: MPSNHYFDDPYKKEFQAKVLSVDGDKVVLEDTYFFPRGGGQTGDTGTIGGVKVVDTFAENGRIIHVMESVPSFKAGDTVQCEIDWEKRYRKMRLHSASHIVYYLMRDVFGDGCTIASSGLLDENKERSDYLFEAPLNKVKLKEVEDRANALIAEGWDIRTYRDPMDPNVLHWEMEPWKMDCCGTHPKNSKEIGHITISRGKKPGKGRERIEISLSG; this comes from the coding sequence ATGCCCTCGAACCATTATTTCGACGATCCATACAAAAAGGAATTCCAGGCAAAGGTCCTTTCCGTGGACGGCGATAAGGTCGTCCTCGAGGACACGTACTTCTTTCCGAGAGGCGGCGGCCAGACCGGGGATACGGGCACTATCGGCGGCGTAAAGGTTGTCGATACATTCGCTGAGAATGGCCGCATCATCCACGTCATGGAAAGCGTTCCCTCGTTTAAGGCGGGCGATACAGTCCAGTGCGAGATCGACTGGGAAAAGAGGTACAGGAAGATGCGCTTGCATTCCGCCTCCCACATCGTCTATTATCTTATGAGGGATGTGTTCGGCGACGGCTGCACGATAGCGTCCTCGGGCCTGCTGGACGAGAATAAGGAGCGGTCCGATTATTTATTCGAGGCCCCGCTGAATAAGGTGAAGCTGAAAGAGGTCGAGGACCGGGCGAACGCGCTCATCGCCGAAGGCTGGGATATCCGGACGTACCGGGACCCGATGGACCCTAACGTGCTCCACTGGGAGATGGAGCCCTGGAAGATGGACTGCTGCGGCACTCACCCGAAGAATTCGAAGGAGATCGGCCACATCACCATATCAAGGGGTAAAAAGCCGGGAAAAGGTCGCGAGCGCATCGAGATTTCCTTGAGCGGATAG
- a CDS encoding winged helix-turn-helix domain-containing protein — MEKNEFEILKTLSYAGSMDVLFTVTKGKTKFTDIMFETKLNPGILNRLLKALMASDVLEKDSDGYHLSNKGARIVSYTLEILALEGEKDSHKDIKEILSAKTGQKIKA, encoded by the coding sequence ATGGAGAAGAATGAATTCGAAATATTAAAAACGCTCTCTTATGCTGGTTCGATGGATGTGCTTTTTACCGTAACAAAGGGTAAGACCAAGTTCACCGATATCATGTTTGAGACCAAGCTGAACCCCGGCATATTGAATCGTCTCCTGAAAGCGCTCATGGCTTCGGATGTTCTGGAGAAAGATTCAGATGGCTATCACCTGTCGAACAAGGGCGCCCGGATCGTCTCCTATACGCTGGAGATCCTGGCCTTAGAGGGCGAAAAAGACAGCCATAAGGATATCAAGGAGATCTTATCCGCAAAGACCGGACAAAAAATAAAAGCGTAA
- a CDS encoding RibD family protein encodes MSASRPYVTLISEMTVDGKLTLKRGLSSKIIMGLMDMESQRFLHKKRTEFDAIMVGSNTIKIDNSILTNRLVEGRSPVRVIPCSDASIPPESNVLNHDAPTIVVVSSKADVNKVQAIREKGADVMVCGDSHVDLDLMMEGLVKKGIKRLMVEGGPTLIWLLIKKQMIDHIILIQIPYIIGGDSTPSLVGGPGVDSIDQVVGTELTGFYKVGNHLITEYDVIYSPNGK; translated from the coding sequence ATGAGCGCGAGCAGGCCTTACGTGACGCTGATATCCGAGATGACCGTCGACGGCAAGCTGACCCTGAAGCGGGGGCTTTCGAGCAAGATCATCATGGGGCTCATGGATATGGAGAGCCAGAGATTTTTACATAAAAAGCGCACCGAGTTCGACGCCATCATGGTGGGCAGCAACACGATCAAGATCGATAACTCGATATTAACGAACCGTCTCGTAGAAGGCAGAAGCCCCGTCCGCGTGATCCCGTGCTCGGACGCTTCCATCCCGCCCGAGTCCAATGTCCTCAATCACGACGCGCCGACCATCGTGGTCGTATCGAGCAAGGCCGACGTAAATAAGGTACAGGCCATCCGGGAGAAAGGCGCGGACGTCATGGTCTGTGGCGACTCGCACGTCGATCTCGACCTGATGATGGAAGGGCTCGTAAAAAAAGGCATCAAGCGCCTCATGGTCGAAGGCGGGCCGACGCTCATCTGGCTGCTCATCAAAAAACAAATGATAGACCATATCATCCTCATCCAGATACCATATATCATCGGCGGCGACAGCACCCCGTCCCTTGTCGGAGGGCCGGGCGTGGACTCCATCGATCAGGTCGTCGGCACGGAGCTGACCGGCTTTTATAAAGTAGGAAACCACCTCATCACGGAGTACGACGTCATCTATAGCCCGAACGGAAAATAA
- a CDS encoding response regulator, with protein sequence MIMGSKVLVVDDDIDICGLISIALKGKGLEVRTAENGNAGISAFLEFQPDIVLLDHRLPDMTGNDVARKLKATPEGKAACIITMTGTDAFGEEIDMALYSGSLKKPFKLADMVQYVEQHMKK encoded by the coding sequence ATGATCATGGGGAGCAAGGTCCTGGTAGTCGACGACGATATCGATATTTGCGGTCTCATCAGCATTGCCCTGAAAGGCAAAGGCCTTGAAGTCAGGACCGCCGAGAACGGCAACGCCGGCATCAGCGCTTTTCTAGAGTTCCAGCCCGATATCGTATTGCTAGACCACCGGCTTCCGGATATGACCGGCAACGACGTGGCCCGAAAACTCAAGGCGACCCCGGAGGGAAAGGCGGCTTGTATCATAACGATGACGGGCACGGACGCGTTCGGCGAGGAGATCGACATGGCGCTCTACTCGGGCTCGCTGAAAAAGCCGTTCAAGCTGGCCGACATGGTCCAGTACGTGGAACAGCACATGAAAAAGTAA